The following proteins are encoded in a genomic region of Salinicoccus sp. RF5:
- a CDS encoding YbaB/EbfC family nucleoid-associated protein encodes MRGGMNNMQGMMKQMQKMQKKMQEEQEKLKEEKVEGTAGGGMVKVTVSGHKEVLDVEIQEEVVDPDDIEMLQDLIVAATNEAMTKADELSSERLGQHTKGMNIPGMM; translated from the coding sequence ATGCGTGGCGGAATGAACAATATGCAAGGCATGATGAAACAGATGCAGAAGATGCAGAAGAAGATGCAGGAAGAGCAGGAAAAACTGAAAGAAGAGAAAGTTGAAGGCACTGCTGGTGGCGGGATGGTCAAAGTGACTGTTTCAGGCCACAAAGAAGTGCTGGATGTGGAAATCCAGGAAGAAGTAGTGGATCCGGACGACATCGAAATGCTCCAGGACCTGATCGTCGCTGCTACCAATGAAGCAATGACAAAAGCGGATGAGCTCTCAAGTGAAAGGCTCGGCCAACATACTAAAGGT